One segment of Chionomys nivalis chromosome 1, mChiNiv1.1, whole genome shotgun sequence DNA contains the following:
- the LOC130880559 gene encoding GTP-binding nuclear protein Ran-like, with translation MAAQGEPQVQFKLVLVGDGGTGKTTFVKRHLTGEFEKKYVATLGVEVHPLVFHTNRGPIKFNVWDTAGQEKFGGLRDGYYIQAQCAIIMFDVTSRVTYKNAPNWHRDLVRVCENIPIVLCGNKVDIKDRKVKAKSIVFHRKKNLQYYDISAKSNYNFEKPFLWLARKLIGDPNLEFVAMPALAPPEVVMDPALAAQYEHDLEVAQTTTLPDEDDDL, from the coding sequence ATGGCCGCCCAGGGAGAGCCGCAGGTCCAGTTCAAGCTCGTCCTGGTGGGCGACGGCGGCACCGGGAAGACGACGTTCGTGAAGCGCCACTTGACGGGCGAGTTCGAGAAGAAGTATGTAGCCACCTTGGGCGTGGAGGTGCACCCGCTCGTCTTCCATACCAACAGAGGACCCATCAAGTTCAACGTGTGGGACACAGCCGGCCAGGAGAAGTTCGGGGGCCTGCGCGATGGCTACTACATCCAAGCCCAGTGTGCCATTATAATGTTTGATGTAACATCAAGAGTTACTTACAAGAATGCACCTAACTGGCATAGAGATCTGGTACGTGTGTGTGAAAACATCCCCATTGTGTTGTGTGGCAACAAAGTGGATATTAAGGACAGAAAAGTGAAGGCAAAATCTATTGTCTTCCACCGAAAGAAGAACCTTCAGTACTATGACATTTCTGCCAAAAGTAACTACAACTTTGAAAAGCCTTTCCTCTGGCTTGCCAGAAAGCTCATTGGAGACCCTAATTTGGAGTTTGTTGCCATGCCTGCGCTTgccccacctgaggtggtcatgGACCCAGCTTTGGCAGCACAGTACGAGCATGATTTAGAGGTTGCTCAAACGACTACCCTCCCGGATGAGGATGATGACCTGTGA